A window of the Thermoleophilia bacterium SCSIO 60948 genome harbors these coding sequences:
- a CDS encoding enoyl-CoA hydratase/isomerase family protein: MPKDFTQPPELETLRIEIDGDIGTLTLDRPDALNAMDPTMIGELAVAAPYLADRAPIRALIVTGAGDRAFSAGGDVNWFRKGVEDPDQDLPAGVRHGADVLHQAIVDFHRIPYAVVGAINGVAAGAGFSLALMCDTRIASSASAFTCAYGRIGASPDGGMTFYLPRIIGPGRAIDVLLNDPLIGAEQALEMGLVSKVVEPGELNEAARSRAEKLAAKAPHYVRMSKLLVKQSLDNSLADHLQIERHGIADSMATEDLREGVDAFFSGRQAEFKGR; the protein is encoded by the coding sequence GTGCCCAAGGACTTCACCCAGCCGCCCGAGCTCGAGACGCTTCGGATCGAGATCGACGGCGACATCGGGACGCTGACCCTCGACCGCCCCGACGCGCTCAACGCGATGGACCCGACGATGATCGGCGAGCTCGCGGTCGCCGCGCCCTACCTCGCCGACCGCGCCCCCATCCGCGCCCTGATCGTGACCGGCGCCGGTGACCGCGCGTTCTCGGCCGGCGGCGACGTGAACTGGTTTCGAAAGGGGGTCGAGGACCCCGATCAGGACCTGCCGGCGGGGGTCCGCCACGGCGCCGACGTGCTCCACCAGGCGATCGTCGACTTCCACCGCATCCCCTACGCCGTCGTCGGCGCGATCAACGGCGTCGCGGCCGGTGCGGGGTTCTCGCTCGCGCTGATGTGCGACACGCGGATCGCCTCGAGCGCGTCGGCGTTCACCTGCGCCTACGGGCGGATCGGTGCCTCGCCCGACGGCGGGATGACCTTCTACCTGCCGCGGATCATCGGCCCGGGGCGCGCGATCGACGTGCTGCTCAACGACCCGCTCATCGGTGCCGAGCAGGCACTCGAGATGGGCCTCGTCTCGAAGGTCGTCGAGCCGGGCGAGCTCAACGAGGCGGCGCGCTCGCGGGCCGAGAAGCTCGCGGCCAAGGCTCCGCACTATGTACGGATGTCGAAGCTGCTCGTGAAGCAGAGTCTGGACAATTCACTGGCCGACCATCTCCAGATCGAGCGCCACGGGATCGCCGACTCGATGGCGACCGAGGATCTCCGGGAGGGTGTCGACGCGTTCTTCTCCGGGCGCCAGGCCGAATTCAAGGGAAGGTGA
- a CDS encoding MaoC family dehydratase: MEKRVVDGVDGLKQLVGEKLGPSDPIVVDQARIDAYADVCGDHQWIHCDPERAANESPFGKTIAHGNLTLSLIEGFRLELLEQRGFKMGINYGFDKVRYPAPVPVDSKVVATIEVASVDELDGGWYHVVSNFDIRVEGAEKPSVVAQSVTRMLAD; this comes from the coding sequence ATGGAGAAGAGAGTCGTAGACGGTGTCGATGGTCTGAAGCAGCTGGTCGGGGAGAAGCTCGGCCCGAGCGACCCGATCGTGGTCGATCAGGCGCGGATAGACGCCTACGCCGACGTCTGCGGCGATCACCAGTGGATCCACTGCGACCCCGAGCGAGCCGCGAACGAGAGCCCGTTCGGCAAGACGATCGCGCACGGCAACCTGACGCTGTCGCTGATCGAGGGCTTCCGGCTCGAGCTGCTCGAGCAGCGCGGGTTCAAGATGGGGATCAACTACGGCTTCGACAAGGTCCGCTACCCCGCGCCGGTGCCGGTCGACTCGAAGGTCGTCGCGACGATCGAGGTCGCCTCGGTCGACGAGCTCGACGGCGGCTGGTACCACGTCGTCTCGAACTTCGACATCCGCGTCGAGGGTGCCGAGAAGCCCTCGGTCGTGGCCCAGTCGGTCACGCGGATGCTCGCCGACTAG
- a CDS encoding transglycosylase SLT domain-containing protein produces the protein MIPVLVASGLSAGEDPEPLACALATACASEWAGDGALVVAIDGTPRGPTMLASAAARECETAISALERPERVAARGRVCRVALGGDELGDDLEELIAAARGVGVIVLAAPAPLTTPLADALGVGAVVMAADHHARGPLARLAVAEHHAAGRLVKLVRPFSGAVPVRRARAGLEVGGEAGRRIRRVARDIGSVLGASAELERGTAVPAVTASPRGTAVRREPEVPLLARVVRPLAEGRRLLGRAGDDRGQVMPLALAAVMAIMLAAAAAVALGGALAGGSRVQRAADLAAISAARSMKSDWPRLFVPATIGGLPNPLHLSKLRYKLRARAAAYEAAERNGADPRRIRVEFPKLTFAPSRVEVALVADLESGEQVEARAEAAILSELGDQLSQAQTGRTGMASGGGYSGPLEMRQGVGMRLDVAAAFDRMAAAADEDGIALMVNSGFRSDAEQAALFDANPDPRMVAPPGQSLHRCATELDLGPSSAYTWLAQNATRFGFVQRYSWEAWHYGYTAGPQPCSAAGENAGGAAAPRSRSGEGARGGGALPEFVPARYRDLIAGAAARHDVSGTLLSAQLMAESGFNPYATSPAGAQGIAQFMPGTAAAMGLRDPFDAAQAIDAQARLMRDLLGQFGSVELALAAYNAGPGAVEGCDCIPPYPETQDYVTRILGLMGGSGASTSLGAGGLPQILEVRLVG, from the coding sequence GTGATCCCCGTTCTCGTCGCGAGCGGCCTGAGCGCCGGCGAGGACCCCGAGCCCTTGGCGTGCGCCCTGGCGACCGCCTGCGCGTCCGAGTGGGCCGGCGACGGCGCTCTCGTCGTCGCGATCGACGGGACGCCACGTGGACCGACGATGCTCGCGTCCGCAGCCGCGCGCGAGTGCGAGACGGCGATCTCCGCGCTCGAACGCCCCGAGCGCGTCGCGGCACGGGGGCGCGTCTGCAGGGTCGCTCTCGGCGGCGACGAGCTCGGGGACGATCTCGAGGAATTGATCGCGGCCGCGCGCGGGGTCGGGGTGATCGTCCTCGCGGCACCCGCGCCCCTGACGACACCCTTGGCCGACGCACTCGGAGTCGGCGCGGTGGTGATGGCGGCCGATCACCACGCACGCGGTCCGTTGGCGCGCCTCGCGGTCGCCGAGCACCATGCCGCGGGACGCCTGGTGAAGCTCGTACGTCCGTTCAGCGGTGCGGTCCCGGTCCGCAGGGCCCGCGCCGGCCTCGAGGTCGGGGGCGAGGCCGGCAGGCGCATCCGGCGGGTCGCCCGCGACATCGGATCCGTGCTCGGTGCCTCGGCCGAGCTCGAGCGCGGCACCGCGGTGCCGGCGGTGACGGCGTCGCCTCGGGGCACCGCGGTGCGGCGAGAGCCCGAGGTCCCGCTCCTAGCGCGGGTCGTGAGGCCGCTGGCGGAGGGGCGACGCCTGCTCGGGCGAGCGGGCGACGACCGGGGCCAGGTCATGCCGCTCGCCCTCGCCGCGGTCATGGCGATCATGCTCGCGGCCGCGGCCGCGGTGGCGCTCGGCGGCGCGCTCGCCGGTGGCTCCCGGGTCCAGCGCGCCGCAGACCTCGCGGCGATCTCCGCCGCGCGGTCGATGAAGTCCGATTGGCCGCGCCTGTTCGTGCCCGCGACGATCGGCGGGCTGCCGAACCCGCTCCATCTATCGAAGCTCCGCTACAAGCTCCGGGCGCGTGCGGCGGCCTATGAGGCCGCGGAGCGAAACGGCGCCGATCCACGGCGGATCCGGGTCGAGTTCCCGAAGCTGACGTTCGCCCCGAGCCGCGTCGAGGTCGCGCTGGTCGCCGACCTGGAGTCCGGCGAGCAGGTCGAGGCGCGAGCGGAGGCGGCGATCCTCTCCGAGCTCGGTGACCAGCTCTCCCAGGCGCAGACCGGCCGCACCGGGATGGCCTCGGGCGGTGGCTACTCGGGACCGCTCGAGATGCGACAGGGGGTGGGGATGCGGCTCGACGTGGCCGCGGCTTTCGACCGTATGGCAGCGGCTGCCGACGAGGACGGGATCGCGCTCATGGTCAACTCTGGCTTTCGCTCCGATGCCGAGCAGGCGGCGCTGTTCGACGCCAATCCCGATCCGAGGATGGTCGCGCCGCCGGGCCAGTCGCTCCATCGTTGTGCCACCGAGCTCGACCTCGGACCATCGAGCGCCTACACCTGGCTGGCTCAGAACGCGACCAGGTTCGGGTTCGTCCAGAGATACAGCTGGGAGGCCTGGCATTACGGCTACACCGCGGGCCCCCAGCCGTGCTCCGCGGCGGGCGAGAACGCCGGCGGCGCCGCGGCGCCGCGCAGCCGTTCGGGCGAGGGCGCGCGAGGAGGCGGAGCTCTGCCCGAGTTCGTTCCCGCCCGCTACCGCGACCTGATCGCCGGGGCGGCTGCGCGACACGACGTCTCAGGGACGCTGCTCTCGGCCCAGCTGATGGCCGAGTCGGGCTTCAACCCGTACGCCACCTCACCGGCGGGGGCCCAGGGCATCGCCCAGTTCATGCCCGGGACGGCGGCCGCGATGGGACTCCGCGATCCGTTCGACGCCGCACAGGCGATCGACGCGCAGGCCCGCCTCATGCGCGACCTGCTCGGCCAGTTCGGCTCGGTCGAGCTCGCGCTCGCCGCCTACAACGCGGGTCCCGGCGCGGTCGAGGGCTGCGACTGCATCCCGCCGTACCCCGAGACCCAGGATTACGTCACGCGGATCCTCGGCCTGATGGGCGGCTCGGGCGCGTCGACCTCGCTCGGCGCGGGCGGCCTGCCGCAGATTCTCGAGGTCCGGCTGGTGGGCTGA
- a CDS encoding pilus assembly protein: MSIRCGEGGQASVELIAVVPALLLAGLIGLQMALAGLSWSHADSAVEAGALAAAGGGEPEAAVRSSLPGWAREGAEIEADGGEVRLRLEPPSIVPGLGDALAVEATAWARPDGSLLP; this comes from the coding sequence GTGTCGATCCGGTGCGGCGAGGGCGGTCAGGCCAGCGTCGAGCTCATCGCAGTCGTCCCGGCGCTGCTGCTCGCCGGGCTGATCGGGCTCCAGATGGCGCTGGCGGGCCTCTCCTGGAGCCACGCCGACTCGGCGGTCGAGGCGGGCGCGCTCGCCGCGGCGGGCGGAGGAGAGCCCGAGGCCGCGGTGCGCTCCTCGCTCCCCGGGTGGGCGCGCGAGGGCGCCGAGATAGAGGCCGACGGGGGAGAGGTGAGGCTGCGGCTCGAGCCGCCGTCGATCGTTCCCGGCCTCGGTGACGCCCTGGCCGTCGAAGCGACGGCTTGGGCACGCCCCGACGGGAGCCTGCTGCCGTGA
- a CDS encoding pilus assembly protein has product MAMRSAAWGEERGQAAAEFVAIFPALILATLVAIQLGVAGWTAWSASEAAKAGARAQLVGDDPEAVARAALPTLLRDGAEVDSGAQVDVTVVAPTLVPGLPDLSISGSAGLAPGAGL; this is encoded by the coding sequence ATGGCTATGCGGTCTGCGGCGTGGGGTGAGGAGCGAGGACAGGCAGCAGCCGAGTTCGTCGCCATCTTCCCGGCGCTGATCCTCGCCACCCTCGTCGCGATCCAGCTCGGGGTCGCGGGCTGGACGGCGTGGAGCGCATCGGAGGCCGCCAAGGCGGGCGCGCGGGCGCAGCTCGTCGGCGACGATCCGGAGGCCGTCGCGCGGGCCGCGCTGCCGACGCTCCTGCGAGACGGGGCCGAGGTCGACTCGGGCGCTCAGGTCGATGTCACGGTCGTGGCCCCGACGCTCGTCCCAGGGCTTCCGGACCTGTCGATCAGCGGCTCGGCGGGCCTCGCGCCCGGGGCCGGCCTGTGA